Proteins encoded by one window of Cheilinus undulatus linkage group 13, ASM1832078v1, whole genome shotgun sequence:
- the LOC121520621 gene encoding zinc finger protein 721-like isoform X1 → MSSVEGLREFITERLTAAAEDIFVVFRRTIVEYEEEIHRQYSLLDIAWKPHIYLHRIDVPQQHVLMEEEEVVDEKQLCDQERNSSVDQEEPEPPQIKEEQEEEQVTARQETDMFMLTNLSEGLQNEQLSNGSHVAENQNPSGNEHEDSETSRKSEPKEKKKLICNYQEECDACGQDHKNNPLCVHSGGKIYSCKPCGKKFSSKRNPNKHSKTHTDEMPYSCKICGKEFIFVSSLKSHMSTHTGESSTCGRKFTHMSKLIVHNRIHTGEKLFTCETCGKSFGTNEKLKIHIRTHTGEKPFTCETCGKSFGTNQNLKTHMRTHTGERPYSCSICGKTFPRKLALKTHKIIHTGEKPYSCSTCGGKFTHMSSLVVHKRIHTGEKPFTCETCGKSFRTNAILKIHRRGHTGEKPFTCSICGKTFPTKSGLKIHYIIHTGEKPFSCETCGKSFGRKSNLKVHMRIHTNERPYSCSNCGKTFPRKLALKTHKIIHTGEKPYSCSTCGGKFTHMSSLVVHKRIHTGEKPFTCETCGKSFRTNAILKIHRRGHTGEKPFTCSICGKTFPTKSGLKIHYIIHTGEKPFSCETCGKSFGRKSNLKVHMRIHTNERPYSCGICGRGFTHISELKVHNKVHTGERPFTCETCGKSFRRNQKLNIHIRTHTGEKPFTCVTCGKSFRTDTELTVHIRKHTGEKPFTCVTCGKSFRTNQSMKLHIRTHTGEKPFPCETCDKSFRTNTQLKYHMRIHSNERPFSCSICGRGFTQMSELKSHNKVHTGEKPFTCETCGKSFKTKQGMKLHITTHTGEKPFTCETCGKSFGINQNLKTHIKTHTDDKPFICVTCGKSFKTDTELNIHIKRHTGEKPFTCETCGKSYASNQNLQIHIRTHTGEKPFTCETCGKSFRSKQNLKIHIRTHTGEKPFTCVTCGKSFRTDMDMKIHKRTHTGEKPFTCETCGKSYTSNQNLKFHIKTHTGEKLFTCETCGKSYVSNQNLKIHIRTHTCEKPFTCKTCGKSYRTNAKLKIHIRTHTGEKPYTCVTCGTSFRQKPHLEKHSKVHSR, encoded by the exons ATGAGTTCAGTCGAGGGTCTTCGAGAGTTTATCACAGAGAGacttactgctgctgctgaagacatttttgttgtttttagaaGAACTATTGTCGAGTACGAGGAGGAGATCCATCGTCAGTACAGTCTGCTGGATATCGCCTGGAAACCTCACATCTACCTGCACAGAATAG ATGTACCGCAGCAGCATGTGCtgatggaggaagaggaagttGTGGATGAGAAGCAGCTCTGTGACCAGGAGAGGAACTCCAGCGTGGACCAAGAGGAGCCAGAGCCTCCACAGATcaaagaggaacaggaggaagagcaggtcacagcaagGCAGGAGACAGACATGTTCATGTTGACTAACCTTAGTGAAGGACTACAAAATGAACAGCTTTCTAATGGCTCTCATGTTGCTGAGAATCAAAATCCCTCTGGAAATGAACATGAAGACTCAGAAACATCTAGAAAATCAGaaccaaaagaaaagaaaaagctcATTTGTAACTACCAGGAAGAATGTGATGCATGTGGTCAAGATCATAAGAATAACCCTCTGTGTGTCCACTCTGGTGGGAAGATATATTCATGCAAGCCTTGCGGGAAAAAGTTCAGCTCCAAGAGGAACCCGAACAAACATTCAAAAACCCACACAGATGAGATGCCATATTCATGTAAGATATGTGGGAAAGAATTCATTTTTGTTAGTAGTCTGAAAAGCCACATGAgtacacacacaggtgagagcaGCACCTGTGGAAGAAAATTCACCCACATGTCAAAATTAATAGTTCATAATAGaattcacacaggtgagaagctgTTTACCTGTGAAACATGTGGCAAGTCTTTtggaacaaatgaaaaattgaaaatccatataagaacacacacaggtgagaagccgtTTACCTGTGAAACATGTGGCAAGTCTTTCGGAACAAACCAGAACTTGAAAACCCAtatgagaacacacacaggtgagaggccGTATTCCTGCAGCATCTGTGGAAAAACATTCCCCAGGAAATTAGCTTTAAAAACTCATAAGATaattcacacaggtgagaagccgtactcctgcagcacctgtggagGGAAATTCACTCATATGTCAAGCTTAGTAGTTCATAAAAGaattcacacaggtgagaagccgtTTACCTGTGAAACATGTGGCAAGTCTTTCAGAACGAACGCGATCTTGAAAATCCATAGAAGAGgacacacaggtgagaaaccATTTACCTGCAGCATCTGTGGAAAAACATTCCCCacaaagtcaggtttaaaaatacattacataattcacacaggtgagaagccgtTCAGCTGTGAAACATGTGGCAAGTCTTTCGGAAGGAAGAGTAATTTAAAGGTccacatgagaattcacacaaaTGAGAGGCCGTACTCCTGCAGCAACTGTGGAAAAACATTCCCCAGGAAATTAGCTTTAAAAACTCATAAGATaattcacacaggtgagaagccgtactcctgcagcacctgtggagGGAAATTCACTCATATGTCAAGCTTAGTAGTTCATAAAAGaattcacacaggtgagaagccgtTTACCTGTGAAACATGTGGCAAGTCTTTCAGAACGAACGCGATCTTGAAAATCCATAGAAGAGgacacacaggtgagaaaccATTTACCTGCAGCATCTGTGGAAAAACATTCCCCacaaagtcaggtttaaaaatacattacataattcacacaggtgagaagccgtTTAGCTGTGAAACATGTGGCAAGTCTTTCGGAAGGAAGAGTAATTTAAAGGTccacatgagaattcacacaaaTGAGAGGCCGTACTCCTGCGGCATCTGTGGCCGAGGATTCACCCATATATCAGAACTGAAAGTTCATAATAAAGttcacacaggtgagaggccATTTACCTGTGAAACATGTGGCAAGTCTTTTAGAAGAAACCAGAAATTGAATATCCATATCAGAACACATACAGGTGAAAAGCCGTTTACCTGCGTTACATGTGGCAAGTCTTTCAGAACAGACACAGAACTGACTGTCCATATAAGaaaacacacaggtgagaaaccGTTTACCTGTGTAACATGTGGCAAGTCTTTCAGAACAAACCAGAGCATGAAATTACATATAAGAACACACACAGGGGAGAAGCCATTTCCCTGTGAAACATGTGACAAGTCTTTCAGAACGAACACTCAGTTAAAGTACCACATGAGAATTCACTCAAACGAGAGGCCCTTCTCCTGCAGCATCTGTGGCCGAGGATTCACTCAGATGTCAGAATTGAAATCTCATAATAAAgttcacacaggtgagaagccgtTTACCTGTGAAACATGTGGCAagtctttcaaaacaaaacagggcATGAAATTACATATAacaacacacacaggtgagaagccgtTTACCTGTGAAACATGTGGCAAGTCTTTCGGAATAAACCAGAACTTGAAAACccatataaaaacacacacagatgacAAGCCGTTTATCTGTGTAACATGTGGCAAGTCTTTCAAAACAGACACAGAACTGAATATCcatataaaaaggcacacaggtgagaagccttttACCTGTGAAACATGTGGCAAGTCTTACGCATCAAACCAGAACTTGCAAATCCATATAAGAACACACACAGGGGAGAAGCCGTTTACCTGTGAAACATGTGGCAAGTCTTTCAGATCAAAGCAGAACTTGAAAATCCATAtaagaacacacacaggtgaaaaGCCGTTTACCTGTGTAACATGTGGAAAGTCTTTCAGAACAGACATGGATATGAAAATCCATAaaagaacacacacaggtgagaagccgtTTACCTGTGAAACATGTGGCAAGTCTTACACATCAAACCAGAACTTGAAATTccatataaaaacacacacaggggAGAAGCTGTTTACCTGTGAAACATGTGGCAAGTCTTACGTATCAAACCAGAACTTGAAAATCCATATAAGAACACATACGTGTGAGAAGCCGTTTACCTGTAAAACATGTGGCAAGTCTTACAGAacaaatgcaaaattgaaaatccatataagaacacacacaggtgagaagccatACACCTGTGTAACATGTGGGACATCTTTCAGACAGAAACCACATTTAGAAAAACACTCAAAGGTTCACAGTCGCTGA
- the LOC121520621 gene encoding zinc finger protein 721-like isoform X2 — protein MEEEEVVDEKQLCDQERNSSVDQEEPEPPQIKEEQEEEQVTARQETDMFMLTNLSEGLQNEQLSNGSHVAENQNPSGNEHEDSETSRKSEPKEKKKLICNYQEECDACGQDHKNNPLCVHSGGKIYSCKPCGKKFSSKRNPNKHSKTHTDEMPYSCKICGKEFIFVSSLKSHMSTHTGESSTCGRKFTHMSKLIVHNRIHTGEKLFTCETCGKSFGTNEKLKIHIRTHTGEKPFTCETCGKSFGTNQNLKTHMRTHTGERPYSCSICGKTFPRKLALKTHKIIHTGEKPYSCSTCGGKFTHMSSLVVHKRIHTGEKPFTCETCGKSFRTNAILKIHRRGHTGEKPFTCSICGKTFPTKSGLKIHYIIHTGEKPFSCETCGKSFGRKSNLKVHMRIHTNERPYSCSNCGKTFPRKLALKTHKIIHTGEKPYSCSTCGGKFTHMSSLVVHKRIHTGEKPFTCETCGKSFRTNAILKIHRRGHTGEKPFTCSICGKTFPTKSGLKIHYIIHTGEKPFSCETCGKSFGRKSNLKVHMRIHTNERPYSCGICGRGFTHISELKVHNKVHTGERPFTCETCGKSFRRNQKLNIHIRTHTGEKPFTCVTCGKSFRTDTELTVHIRKHTGEKPFTCVTCGKSFRTNQSMKLHIRTHTGEKPFPCETCDKSFRTNTQLKYHMRIHSNERPFSCSICGRGFTQMSELKSHNKVHTGEKPFTCETCGKSFKTKQGMKLHITTHTGEKPFTCETCGKSFGINQNLKTHIKTHTDDKPFICVTCGKSFKTDTELNIHIKRHTGEKPFTCETCGKSYASNQNLQIHIRTHTGEKPFTCETCGKSFRSKQNLKIHIRTHTGEKPFTCVTCGKSFRTDMDMKIHKRTHTGEKPFTCETCGKSYTSNQNLKFHIKTHTGEKLFTCETCGKSYVSNQNLKIHIRTHTCEKPFTCKTCGKSYRTNAKLKIHIRTHTGEKPYTCVTCGTSFRQKPHLEKHSKVHSR, from the coding sequence atggaggaagaggaagttGTGGATGAGAAGCAGCTCTGTGACCAGGAGAGGAACTCCAGCGTGGACCAAGAGGAGCCAGAGCCTCCACAGATcaaagaggaacaggaggaagagcaggtcacagcaagGCAGGAGACAGACATGTTCATGTTGACTAACCTTAGTGAAGGACTACAAAATGAACAGCTTTCTAATGGCTCTCATGTTGCTGAGAATCAAAATCCCTCTGGAAATGAACATGAAGACTCAGAAACATCTAGAAAATCAGaaccaaaagaaaagaaaaagctcATTTGTAACTACCAGGAAGAATGTGATGCATGTGGTCAAGATCATAAGAATAACCCTCTGTGTGTCCACTCTGGTGGGAAGATATATTCATGCAAGCCTTGCGGGAAAAAGTTCAGCTCCAAGAGGAACCCGAACAAACATTCAAAAACCCACACAGATGAGATGCCATATTCATGTAAGATATGTGGGAAAGAATTCATTTTTGTTAGTAGTCTGAAAAGCCACATGAgtacacacacaggtgagagcaGCACCTGTGGAAGAAAATTCACCCACATGTCAAAATTAATAGTTCATAATAGaattcacacaggtgagaagctgTTTACCTGTGAAACATGTGGCAAGTCTTTtggaacaaatgaaaaattgaaaatccatataagaacacacacaggtgagaagccgtTTACCTGTGAAACATGTGGCAAGTCTTTCGGAACAAACCAGAACTTGAAAACCCAtatgagaacacacacaggtgagaggccGTATTCCTGCAGCATCTGTGGAAAAACATTCCCCAGGAAATTAGCTTTAAAAACTCATAAGATaattcacacaggtgagaagccgtactcctgcagcacctgtggagGGAAATTCACTCATATGTCAAGCTTAGTAGTTCATAAAAGaattcacacaggtgagaagccgtTTACCTGTGAAACATGTGGCAAGTCTTTCAGAACGAACGCGATCTTGAAAATCCATAGAAGAGgacacacaggtgagaaaccATTTACCTGCAGCATCTGTGGAAAAACATTCCCCacaaagtcaggtttaaaaatacattacataattcacacaggtgagaagccgtTCAGCTGTGAAACATGTGGCAAGTCTTTCGGAAGGAAGAGTAATTTAAAGGTccacatgagaattcacacaaaTGAGAGGCCGTACTCCTGCAGCAACTGTGGAAAAACATTCCCCAGGAAATTAGCTTTAAAAACTCATAAGATaattcacacaggtgagaagccgtactcctgcagcacctgtggagGGAAATTCACTCATATGTCAAGCTTAGTAGTTCATAAAAGaattcacacaggtgagaagccgtTTACCTGTGAAACATGTGGCAAGTCTTTCAGAACGAACGCGATCTTGAAAATCCATAGAAGAGgacacacaggtgagaaaccATTTACCTGCAGCATCTGTGGAAAAACATTCCCCacaaagtcaggtttaaaaatacattacataattcacacaggtgagaagccgtTTAGCTGTGAAACATGTGGCAAGTCTTTCGGAAGGAAGAGTAATTTAAAGGTccacatgagaattcacacaaaTGAGAGGCCGTACTCCTGCGGCATCTGTGGCCGAGGATTCACCCATATATCAGAACTGAAAGTTCATAATAAAGttcacacaggtgagaggccATTTACCTGTGAAACATGTGGCAAGTCTTTTAGAAGAAACCAGAAATTGAATATCCATATCAGAACACATACAGGTGAAAAGCCGTTTACCTGCGTTACATGTGGCAAGTCTTTCAGAACAGACACAGAACTGACTGTCCATATAAGaaaacacacaggtgagaaaccGTTTACCTGTGTAACATGTGGCAAGTCTTTCAGAACAAACCAGAGCATGAAATTACATATAAGAACACACACAGGGGAGAAGCCATTTCCCTGTGAAACATGTGACAAGTCTTTCAGAACGAACACTCAGTTAAAGTACCACATGAGAATTCACTCAAACGAGAGGCCCTTCTCCTGCAGCATCTGTGGCCGAGGATTCACTCAGATGTCAGAATTGAAATCTCATAATAAAgttcacacaggtgagaagccgtTTACCTGTGAAACATGTGGCAagtctttcaaaacaaaacagggcATGAAATTACATATAacaacacacacaggtgagaagccgtTTACCTGTGAAACATGTGGCAAGTCTTTCGGAATAAACCAGAACTTGAAAACccatataaaaacacacacagatgacAAGCCGTTTATCTGTGTAACATGTGGCAAGTCTTTCAAAACAGACACAGAACTGAATATCcatataaaaaggcacacaggtgagaagccttttACCTGTGAAACATGTGGCAAGTCTTACGCATCAAACCAGAACTTGCAAATCCATATAAGAACACACACAGGGGAGAAGCCGTTTACCTGTGAAACATGTGGCAAGTCTTTCAGATCAAAGCAGAACTTGAAAATCCATAtaagaacacacacaggtgaaaaGCCGTTTACCTGTGTAACATGTGGAAAGTCTTTCAGAACAGACATGGATATGAAAATCCATAaaagaacacacacaggtgagaagccgtTTACCTGTGAAACATGTGGCAAGTCTTACACATCAAACCAGAACTTGAAATTccatataaaaacacacacaggggAGAAGCTGTTTACCTGTGAAACATGTGGCAAGTCTTACGTATCAAACCAGAACTTGAAAATCCATATAAGAACACATACGTGTGAGAAGCCGTTTACCTGTAAAACATGTGGCAAGTCTTACAGAacaaatgcaaaattgaaaatccatataagaacacacacaggtgagaagccatACACCTGTGTAACATGTGGGACATCTTTCAGACAGAAACCACATTTAGAAAAACACTCAAAGGTTCACAGTCGCTGA